DNA sequence from the Chitinophaga flava genome:
GAATCAAAAAATGAGATAACCTTTAAACAATATTTCTGAAGATATCTGTTTGAAAAACTATATTCTTTAATCTTTCTAAAATCATTCCGCAAAAAGCGGTCTTCCACTTGTTGAATAAAATCTAAAGAAAGCTCTTCCTGTAAGGACATTTCTTTCAACAATAATACATCAGTATAACATGTTCTCATTAGTGTCTCTGCCATACACCTGATATTCTCCAGCTCACTTATACCACCACTAAAAGTATCTAATAACATCTCTAAATCCATTGAGCACTATTTTACTACAACCTTGCAAAAATAAGGGATGAGGGCGGCCTTTTTCCGCTTTTTTTATAGCTTGTTTTTTTATCTATTCGGTTGTTGCAAGCTTTTGTTTAATCGGATTAAGACGAATGTTGCTATAATAAAGCCTACTAAGCCAGCTATCAGTACCGGATGCACGTGACCAGGTACTAGCACATACAGCATCCAGCTATTGAGCAGCAGCAGTATGGCCAGGATGATTTTGCCAGGCCATTCTTCTCTTTTATATATCGCACTATAATTTCGTTTATAGCTTCGTACTGTCATCTCCGTTAGTCGGGCCGATAGTCCTTCCGGGCAGGTGTCCAGCCCTTTTTCCTGCATGATAGGGGAAAGCGGATCGGCAGATATTTTTCTGCGTGTATTCATAACAAGTCTTTTACTTCTTTAGGTAGTAGTAATTCCAATGCGGCCTTCATGCTTTTCCGGCCTCTCAGCAACCGCATCTTAATGGCTGATTTTTTCAATGCCAGTATCGCCGCAATTTCCGTAATATCTTTTTCACCCAGATAATAGAGGGTGATCACTACACGTTCATCTTCTGTCAACTGGCGAAGCGCCAGGTCGATGTATCGTTTGCGATCTGTCTGTGTTAAGGAGCCCGTGCTCACGGCTTCTGCAGGCCACCAGACTCCATCATCAACAGGAATAGTCACCGCTTTCCGGGCATGCTCTTTTGTAAGAGCGGTATTGTATACAATGCGGTATAGCCAGGTGGAAAATTTAGCCGCTTTCCGGAAATCCCCCAATGCGCCGAAAGCCTTTACGAAGGCATCTTGTACCACTTCTTCCGCATCCTCCTTATTCAACACAATATTCCTGGCAATCGTATATGCCAGATCTTTATAGGTGGTCACCAGGTATTCAAACCCTTTCCTGTTACCCTGAATGGCCTGTTGCAAGTAATAGTCTTCCTCCTTGTGTTTGCGGTCAAGTAACATGTGCTGTTGGGCTTTGCTTGGCTGATCGTTCTAACTTAGACTATTTTTCCAGAAACAGGTCACAAAATGTGACCACTTTTCTTTTGAGCGAGTCTTACACTCGATTAACAAATATCACGCACTATGCAAACCACATCTGCCGCATTCTTCATAGCCCTGTCACTGGCGACTTTTGGTATTAGTTACTATTATTTTACCACTCGTCACAAGGAAAGAATAGCCATTATTGAAAAAGGCCTGCCGGCAGACTTTTTTAAAGGAACCGTCGACTTCAAGCCACTGATATTAACCCTGGGAATAGTATGTATCAGTATTACGCTGGGATTGGTAGCCGGCCTTTTCAGTATGCCCACGTTTCCGATACTGGGAGGCTTTGTTATCATATTTTTCATATTTCTGTTCACCGGACTGGGCTTACTGTTATCGTATTTTCTGCTGAAGAAGTTGCACAAACGGAAATAAAGTACACCGGCCTTTTCTTTCATCTCCCAAAATATATATATAAATGAAGATCTCGTCTACGGCTTTTCTATGCCTGATCATGGCGTTTTATTTGCCGGTACCGGCCACCGGACAGGATAATATAAAGTTATTTGACTCATTATTAACCAGCAGTTTTCCCGCCAACGAGCCTGGTGGCGTAGTACTCATTGCCCGCAACAATCAGGTACTTTACAGGAAGGCTTTGGGTAAAGCCAACCTGGAGCTGAACATCGATATGCAACCGGATCAGGTGTTCCGTCTGGGCTCTGTTACCAAGCAGTTTACCGCTTGCGCTATTCTTACCCTGGCGCAACAGGGAAAGTTGTCGCTGCAAGATCCGGTCACCAGGTTTATCCCGGATTATCCCCGCGGGGCCGACATCCATATAGCACAACTACTCACGCACACAGCAGGCATAAAAAATTATACCGGCTTAAGCAAATTTACCCGTGAACAGCAACGCCAGGACCTTTCAGCCCGGGAACTCGTCGATTTCTTCAGGAACGAACCACTGGATTTTGAACCGGGAACGGCGTTCAGTTATAGCAACTCCGGATATGTACTACTGGGATATATCATAGAGCAGATCACCGGAAAATCCTATGCTACCTATATCAACGAAAATTTCTTTCAACCCCTGAGCATGACCCACTCATTTTATGATGATGCTGTCACCATCATCCCGCAACGGGTACCCGGTTATAAATATACTGGTAACCATTATGAAAATGCTGGCTTCCTCAGCATGACATTACCATATGCTGCGGGCTCTCTGTTATCTAATGCAGATGACCTCCTGAAATGGTATCAGGCCCTGATGAGCGGGAAAGTGGTGAGTCACGCCGCCCTGGAAAAGGCGTATGCTTCCTCCCGGCTGTCCAATGGCCGATTAACGGGCTATGGTTATGGATGGGCTATCGGAAATGTACAAGGAAGCCGTAGTATCAAACACATAGGAATCGTAAACGGATTTGTCGCCTATGTAGTGTATCTGCCGGATGAAAAATTATTCGCCGCTATTTTGACAAACCGTGAGAATGCGCCCGATCCGGATATCTTAGCCTCACGGATGCTGGCTACCTTACTATCTAAACCTTACGACTATACGGAGATAACACTCACTGAAAGTGAACGCTCTGCTTATCAGCATACCTACGTGCTGGAAGATGGATCAAGGAAAACGGTGGCCTGTCAGGATGGAAACCTGATGTATTATAACCCCGGTGCACTAAAGGCCCGGCTGATCCCGTTGGGAAGAGACCTTTTCCGCATCAATGCTAGTCTTACCAATCTCCGGTTTGAACGGAATCAAAAAGGGCAAGTGACCAGTTTCACACAGGAAGGAACAGAACTACCGATAAAAGGCATCGCCAATAGTGATCGTGTGAGCACTTTAAAGAGGATCATCGTGTCTCCCCAACAACTGTCGGCCTATACCGGAAAATACCAGTTTAATCCCGGACCTGTTTTCGAAGTGAAGCTGGAAGATGGCCGCCTGTATGGACAGGTAGGGAACGATAAAAAAGAACTGATACCTTTTGAAACACATAAATTTTTCGCGCGGGACTTAGACGCCGTAATCATTTTTAACCTCAACGCTCAACACCATGTTACAGGACTTACAAAACTGCAGCAGGGTGAAATGAAAGCATTGATTGTAGATAGTCACGGTCATTGAAAATTACAGGGAAAAATAAACACCAATAATCACCTACTGAAAAAAAATATAATATCTTGGGGAGCAAAAATCCACACCTCAAAGCAATGGAAAGACCTATTACTGTCCCCGAAGGCGCCGTCTACAATGATGCGGACAAAGAATGGCTGTTTGGCGAAACCAATGAAAACAATCAACGCATTGGCCTTTGGAAAATATGGCATATAGAAGGCTACCACTGGGTAACCATCGATTACCGTGATGGTATCCCTCCCTACCCTACCCAACGTTTTCACCCCGATGGCACTGTATCACAGGATGGTGAATGGTATGGCGGTGATAAATATGTAGGCCCGTTACGCCTGATAAAAAGTGACCATCCTACTCCTGAATATTTTCCTCCCAACAACGGCGCTAATGTATGGGCCGCGGAATTTGACTATGTAGACGAATACATTTACAATGCCCAACATTATTTCGACAGAGATAACAATGAGGTGAGTTCTGATGGCGATCCCTTGCCGGAAAGACCCGACAATGTTCCTGCACGCGCGCATTTTGTCAGATTACCCTACTCTGCAACCAACTGGATAATGGGCACGGTCGATACCCGTATCGGCAATTATATTGGTGAATATTTTGAATGGGATCTGAATGGCAACACGGTGGTACATAGAGTTTACAACACTTCCGGTGGTGTGTTGGAAGACTACCGGTATGAAGACGGCGCGTTAACCATCTCCTATCTGTATGATAAAGACGATCCCAACGACTACGAGAATAGTTACTACTACAGGGGTACAGCCACGCCTGTCGCGAAAGTCCGAACGGTTCATCGCAACAAGAAAAAAGATGTGACCAACACGTATTTTGATAAAGCAGGCCAGGAGCTTTATTCCGTACGCCGGGAAGAGTTATCTGCTGTTCATAAGCGAAGATATTTTAACGGCGAACTGGTTTGTGAAGGGCATCTCTCCGCCGACAAACACAGCATCCCCG
Encoded proteins:
- a CDS encoding RNA polymerase sigma factor, with the protein product MLLDRKHKEEDYYLQQAIQGNRKGFEYLVTTYKDLAYTIARNIVLNKEDAEEVVQDAFVKAFGALGDFRKAAKFSTWLYRIVYNTALTKEHARKAVTIPVDDGVWWPAEAVSTGSLTQTDRKRYIDLALRQLTEDERVVITLYYLGEKDITEIAAILALKKSAIKMRLLRGRKSMKAALELLLPKEVKDLL
- a CDS encoding DUF6249 domain-containing protein — encoded protein: MQTTSAAFFIALSLATFGISYYYFTTRHKERIAIIEKGLPADFFKGTVDFKPLILTLGIVCISITLGLVAGLFSMPTFPILGGFVIIFFIFLFTGLGLLLSYFLLKKLHKRK
- a CDS encoding serine hydrolase, which translates into the protein MKISSTAFLCLIMAFYLPVPATGQDNIKLFDSLLTSSFPANEPGGVVLIARNNQVLYRKALGKANLELNIDMQPDQVFRLGSVTKQFTACAILTLAQQGKLSLQDPVTRFIPDYPRGADIHIAQLLTHTAGIKNYTGLSKFTREQQRQDLSARELVDFFRNEPLDFEPGTAFSYSNSGYVLLGYIIEQITGKSYATYINENFFQPLSMTHSFYDDAVTIIPQRVPGYKYTGNHYENAGFLSMTLPYAAGSLLSNADDLLKWYQALMSGKVVSHAALEKAYASSRLSNGRLTGYGYGWAIGNVQGSRSIKHIGIVNGFVAYVVYLPDEKLFAAILTNRENAPDPDILASRMLATLLSKPYDYTEITLTESERSAYQHTYVLEDGSRKTVACQDGNLMYYNPGALKARLIPLGRDLFRINASLTNLRFERNQKGQVTSFTQEGTELPIKGIANSDRVSTLKRIIVSPQQLSAYTGKYQFNPGPVFEVKLEDGRLYGQVGNDKKELIPFETHKFFARDLDAVIIFNLNAQHHVTGLTKLQQGEMKALIVDSHGH